One region of Quercus lobata isolate SW786 chromosome 2, ValleyOak3.0 Primary Assembly, whole genome shotgun sequence genomic DNA includes:
- the LOC115967021 gene encoding glutathione S-transferase T3-like: MDSRNPFFLDILQDKEQGFESFDSSILMSTPHLDVNVHQSPPEVEMGQFTPPIAKKSTTKRSQRGNNFTVDEDIKLVSAWLNVSLDAVISTDQKHTTFWDRIWSTFHNDKKFNRSKDSLCSQWLTIQRETNKFCGYLAQIENRNESGKTEHDKIEDAKTMHKENSKNAFQLEHCWRILRNEAKWLLQRDNLKVRPRQPTTQSCNTFANSINLDEDNNEMNSGETLERPIGKKAEKEKLKKRKNCDDVVPILSSQLDEIKEEKMRMHEEKKESMRIALEE, translated from the exons ATGGACTCACGAAATCCCTTCTTCCTTGACATTTTACAAGACAAGGAACAAGGTTTTGAGTCCTTTGATAGTAGTATTTTGATGTCTACTCCGCATTTAGACGTGAATGTCCATCAATCTCCGCCTGAAGTTGAAATGGGACAATTTACACCCCCCATtgcaaaaaaatcaactactaAGAGAAGTCAACGGGGAAACAACTTCACAGTAGATGAAGACATTAAGCTAGTATCGGCGTGGCTTAATGTTAGCTTAGATGCCGTGATATCGACGGACCAAAAACACACAACATTTTGGGATAGAATTTGGTCCACCTTCCACAATGACAAAAAATTTAACCGCTCCAAAGATTCTTTATGTAGTCAGTGGTTAACAATTCAAAGGGAGACCAACAAGTTTTGTGGATACTTGGCCCAAATTGAGAACCGGAACGAAAGTGGTAAAACTGAGCATGACAAG aTTGAAGATGCAAAAACTATGCataaagaaaatagcaaaaatgcATTTCAATTGGAACATTGTTGGAGAATTTTGAGGAATGAAGCTAAATGGTTGCTTCAAAGAGATAATTTGAAGGTCCGCCCTAGACAACCAACCACACAATCTTGTAATACTTTTGCAAACTCAATAAATTTGGATGAAGATAATAATGAGATGAACTCCGGAGAAACCTTGGAGAGACCCATAGGCAAGAAGGCCGAGAaggagaaattaaagaaaagaaagaattgtgATGATGTGGTCCCAATACTTTCCTCCCAATTGGACGAAatcaaggaagaaaaaatgagaatgcatgaagagaaaaaagaaagtatgcGCATTGCATTAGAAGAATGA